From the genome of Malus sylvestris chromosome 13, drMalSylv7.2, whole genome shotgun sequence:
AGATACATACAAGTAACAAGTTACAAAGTAAAAGGTTATTGTGAAAGAATTACAACAATGAGTTAATTAAAATTTAGGGAACTGAACTTTGGAAGCACATCGTCCCTTTGGAAGGAGAGGACACGCGATGATGTCTTGGCCGGAAGTGTCGACGCACAAATAAACTTGGTAAAGTTGGCTGTTTCCGGCCGAATCCTTGTTGCACTCTATCCCTGGGGTGTGCCCAACACCTTCTTTTATAGCTTCCACTATGCTCTCTAGGTTGTAAAGTTCATCATTTGGCACGATTCCTGCATTCAACAGTTACATTTAAATGTTGATTCATTAGTTTTAAGTGCTATTATGGGATTTACTTTGGGAGCGGCCCCTGGCCAGCTCAAACTTTAGACAGAAACTTAATTTTTTGGAATTTGCTAATGAATTACCAGCATTTTTTAGGATTTGTAGAAGGTTAACTTTTTCTCTGAGTTTGAGGGCTGCTTCGAAGTACTCTTTCTGATCGAGCTCGGACTCGGAGCAAGTCCCGTGCTTTTCCCATTCATGTGACCAGAACCTGTAACCGTTGCTACTTGGGCAGCTCAGTGATGGCCAGTTCTTATTAAGACTGGTCATCAGCTCTGAGATCTAAttttgtacaaaataaatagtccATGAAAATGGAATAATTAGTTAA
Proteins encoded in this window:
- the LOC126597696 gene encoding ribonuclease 3-like, whose amino-acid sequence is MRYSNTLILIKLLIIQYLSVLCVSQDFDFFYFVQQWPGAYCDTKHTCCYPKSGKPTADFGIHGLWPNYKDGGYPSKCDPDSVFDKSQISELMTSLNKNWPSLSCPSSNGYRFWSHEWEKHGTCSESELDQKEYFEAALKLREKVNLLQILKNAGIVPNDELYNLESIVEAIKEGVGHTPGIECNKDSAGNSQLYQVYLCVDTSGQDIIACPLLPKGRCASKVQFPKF